From Fimbriimonadaceae bacterium, one genomic window encodes:
- a CDS encoding transcriptional repressor produces the protein MADSIVDSLKAGGKKLTKPRQAILAILESNALPVTAAEVHARLKKAHAHMDLATVYRNLTMLQELGLVDPVGLREGQMRYEVRHGREHHHHIQCRGCGRIVDLMLCPIKKLTELVEAQTKFAVEGHSLEFFGWCPQCR, from the coding sequence ATGGCAGATTCAATCGTTGACAGTCTGAAGGCCGGCGGGAAAAAGCTTACGAAGCCCAGGCAGGCGATTCTGGCCATCCTGGAATCGAACGCATTACCAGTCACTGCCGCTGAGGTGCATGCCCGATTGAAGAAGGCCCACGCGCACATGGATCTTGCCACCGTCTACCGGAACCTGACCATGCTCCAGGAATTGGGCCTCGTCGATCCAGTGGGATTGCGCGAGGGGCAGATGCGGTATGAGGTGCGGCATGGGCGGGAACACCATCATCACATTCAGTGTCGCGGGTGTGGTCGGATCGTCGATCTCATGCTGTGCCCGATCAAGAAACTCACGGAACTTGTCGAAGCCCAAACCAAGTTTGCGGTAGAAGGCCATTCCCTGGAATTTTTCGGTTGGTGTCCGCAATGTCGATGA
- a CDS encoding GTP-binding protein codes for MATDLMTPVPVTVLTGFLGAGKTTLLNRILTTEHGKRVAVIVNEFGEVGIDNQLVIGADEEIFEMNNGCICCTVRGDLIRIIGNLLKRKDRFDYMVIETTGLADPAPVAQTFFVDDEMKRRLSLDGIVTVVDSKHIWDHLDTSPEAKEQVAFADVILLNKIDLVPSAEVDRLEARLKAINVMATIHRTRDAQVEINRLLNIGAFDLSRKLKIDPNFLGEDAHEHDPSVFSVALVEEGAVDEARVNDWFREVLSTMGTKIYRMKGILNVEGRDQRFVFQGVHMLFDGKADRAWKKGEARSNQLVFIGKDLDRAALMKGFRSCLV; via the coding sequence ATGGCTACCGACTTGATGACGCCCGTTCCCGTGACGGTTCTGACGGGATTTCTTGGGGCAGGAAAGACGACCTTGCTGAATCGAATTTTGACGACCGAGCACGGCAAGCGTGTGGCGGTCATCGTGAATGAGTTCGGTGAAGTGGGGATCGACAATCAACTTGTCATCGGCGCTGACGAAGAAATCTTTGAGATGAACAACGGTTGTATCTGCTGCACGGTGCGGGGTGATTTGATCCGCATCATCGGCAATCTCCTCAAGCGAAAAGACCGGTTCGATTACATGGTGATCGAGACGACAGGGTTGGCCGATCCTGCGCCGGTGGCCCAGACGTTCTTTGTGGACGATGAGATGAAACGGCGGTTGTCGCTCGACGGAATCGTCACCGTCGTCGACTCCAAACATATTTGGGATCACCTCGACACGAGTCCGGAAGCCAAGGAGCAGGTCGCTTTTGCCGATGTGATCCTGCTCAACAAGATCGATCTGGTGCCGTCGGCCGAGGTCGACCGGCTCGAGGCTCGACTCAAGGCGATCAACGTCATGGCAACGATTCATCGGACGAGGGATGCGCAGGTGGAGATCAACCGGTTGTTGAACATCGGCGCGTTCGATCTGAGCCGGAAGCTGAAGATCGATCCGAATTTTCTTGGCGAAGACGCTCATGAACATGATCCGAGCGTCTTCTCTGTGGCGCTGGTCGAAGAAGGGGCGGTTGATGAGGCCAGAGTCAACGACTGGTTCCGCGAGGTGCTCTCCACGATGGGGACGAAGATCTACCGGATGAAGGGGATTCTGAACGTGGAAGGACGAGACCAGCGGTTCGTGTTTCAGGGGGTCCACATGTTGTTCGACGGCAAGGCGGACCGAGCCTGGAAGAAGGGGGAAGCCCGCAGCAACCAACTGGTGTTTATCGGGAAAGACCTCGATCGCGCGGCGTTGATGAAAGGATTTCGGTCATGCCTCGTCTAG